A genomic region of Chlorobaculum parvum NCIB 8327 contains the following coding sequences:
- a CDS encoding glycerol dehydrogenase, with amino-acid sequence MLNKVFFPGKYIQGAGALDELPELIRSFGKCGLLLGSPTVLETILPDSGLDVQSGLLNTELFHGECSATELSRLEKVIRERKSDVLVGMGGGKTIDAAKVAADRAGVPVIIVPTIASTDAPCSGCAVVYSDDGAFESVAYQKSNPAAVLVDLNIIAKAPARFLVAGMGDALATWFEARSCSATKSPNSCGGLSTLTGLSLAQLCYDTLLQYGNAARIAAEQQVITPALEHIVEANILLSGVGFESGGLASAHSIHNGLTALPETHRFYHGEKVAFGTLAGLHLTDADPAEIETVYSFCEQVGLPTTLADIGLENADPAKLMPAAEKACAPSECIHNEAGTVTPNKVLHAMLAADAYGQQRRRKV; translated from the coding sequence ATGCTAAACAAAGTCTTTTTTCCGGGGAAATATATTCAGGGAGCAGGCGCGCTCGACGAGTTGCCTGAGCTTATCCGCTCATTCGGCAAATGCGGCTTGCTGCTCGGGTCGCCGACGGTGCTGGAAACAATCCTTCCGGACAGCGGTCTGGATGTTCAAAGCGGGCTGTTGAATACCGAGCTGTTTCATGGCGAGTGCTCGGCAACCGAGCTGTCGAGACTGGAAAAAGTGATCCGTGAGCGGAAAAGCGACGTGCTGGTGGGTATGGGTGGCGGCAAAACGATCGACGCTGCCAAGGTCGCTGCTGATCGCGCTGGCGTTCCGGTCATCATCGTACCGACCATCGCATCAACCGATGCTCCATGCAGCGGTTGCGCCGTGGTCTATTCCGACGATGGCGCGTTCGAATCGGTCGCGTATCAGAAATCGAATCCGGCGGCGGTGCTGGTGGATCTGAACATTATCGCCAAGGCTCCGGCCCGGTTCCTCGTAGCTGGTATGGGCGACGCACTGGCCACCTGGTTCGAAGCGCGCTCGTGCAGCGCCACCAAATCCCCGAATTCGTGCGGCGGACTCAGCACCCTGACCGGCCTCAGCCTCGCGCAGCTCTGTTACGACACGCTACTCCAGTACGGAAACGCGGCCCGCATCGCAGCTGAACAGCAGGTGATCACGCCCGCACTTGAACACATCGTCGAAGCCAACATCCTTCTGAGCGGTGTGGGATTTGAGAGCGGCGGACTGGCCAGTGCGCATTCGATTCACAACGGACTCACGGCGCTGCCCGAAACGCACCGCTTTTATCACGGCGAAAAGGTGGCGTTTGGCACGCTTGCGGGACTGCACCTCACCGATGCAGATCCGGCTGAAATCGAGACAGTGTACAGCTTCTGCGAACAGGTCGGCCTACCGACCACGCTTGCCGACATCGGCCTCGAAAACGCCGACCCTGCGAAACTGATGCCGGCTGCCGAAAAAGCCTGTGCTCCGAGCGAATGCATCCACAACGAAGCCGGAACAGTCACGCCAAACAAAGTGCTGCACGCCATGCTTGCCGCCGACGCTTACGGCCAGCAGCGCAGGCGAAAGGTCTGA
- the atpD gene encoding F0F1 ATP synthase subunit beta has translation MRFDELLPSIYSVVKTGREMEVVIEILMQLDRRHVRGIALTPTEGLCRGMKALNTGAPLKAPVGKGTLSRMFDVFGNAIDRGGPLSNVTWRSVHGAPPPLSRRSTKAEVFQTGIKIIDLLVPLERGGKAGLFGGAGVGKTVLLTEMIHNMVSTESGVSIFCGIGERCREGEELYRDMSEAGVLDNMVMVFGQMNEPPGSRFRVGLAALTMAEYFRDDLHQDVLLLIDNIFRFIQAGSEISGMTGQMPSRLGYQPTIGTELSALEERIANTGTGAITSIQAVYVPADDFTDPAAVHTFSHLSASLVLSRKRAGEGFYPAVDPLSSGSKMAGESIVGRRHYDLAREVRRVLAQYAELKDIIAMLGLEQLSAEDRRLVGRARRLERFFTQPFFTTEQFSGLKGKSVPITDTIDGCERILRDEFENYPERALYMIGSIAEAQEKVEIEKNETAKQPEAGTMTQGSATVKPEGGN, from the coding sequence ATGCGCTTCGATGAGCTTCTGCCGTCGATCTACTCGGTCGTCAAAACCGGGCGAGAGATGGAGGTGGTTATCGAGATTCTCATGCAGCTTGACCGTCGCCACGTGCGAGGTATCGCCCTGACGCCGACCGAGGGCCTCTGCCGCGGCATGAAAGCCCTGAACACCGGCGCACCGCTCAAAGCTCCCGTCGGCAAAGGGACGCTGTCCCGCATGTTCGACGTCTTCGGCAACGCCATCGACCGGGGCGGCCCGCTCTCCAACGTCACCTGGCGCTCGGTGCACGGCGCGCCTCCCCCGCTCTCCCGACGCTCGACGAAAGCCGAGGTGTTCCAGACCGGCATCAAGATCATCGACCTGCTCGTGCCCCTCGAACGCGGCGGCAAGGCCGGACTGTTCGGCGGCGCGGGCGTCGGCAAGACCGTGCTGCTGACCGAGATGATCCACAACATGGTGAGCACGGAGAGCGGCGTGAGCATCTTCTGCGGCATCGGCGAGCGGTGCCGCGAGGGCGAGGAGCTCTATCGCGACATGAGCGAGGCGGGCGTGCTCGACAACATGGTGATGGTGTTCGGCCAGATGAACGAACCGCCCGGAAGCCGCTTCCGCGTTGGCCTTGCCGCGCTGACGATGGCCGAGTACTTTCGGGACGACCTGCATCAGGATGTGCTGCTGCTCATCGATAACATCTTCCGCTTCATCCAGGCCGGTTCGGAAATTTCCGGCATGACCGGCCAGATGCCCTCCCGACTCGGCTACCAGCCGACCATCGGCACCGAACTCTCCGCCCTCGAAGAGCGCATCGCCAACACCGGCACGGGCGCGATCACCTCGATTCAGGCGGTCTATGTGCCCGCCGACGACTTCACCGACCCGGCAGCGGTGCACACCTTTTCGCACCTCTCGGCCTCGCTGGTGCTGTCGCGCAAACGGGCGGGAGAAGGGTTCTACCCGGCGGTCGATCCGCTCTCGTCCGGCTCGAAGATGGCCGGCGAGAGCATCGTTGGTCGCCGCCACTACGATCTGGCGCGCGAAGTGCGGCGGGTACTCGCGCAGTACGCCGAGCTGAAGGACATCATCGCCATGCTCGGCCTTGAACAGCTCTCGGCGGAGGATCGTCGCCTTGTCGGACGGGCTCGACGGCTCGAACGATTCTTCACCCAGCCATTTTTCACGACCGAACAGTTTTCCGGGCTCAAAGGCAAAAGTGTGCCGATTACCGATACCATCGACGGCTGCGAACGCATCCTGCGCGACGAGTTCGAGAACTACCCGGAACGGGCGCTCTATATGATCGGCTCCATCGCGGAAGCTCAAGAGAAAGTCGAGATCGAAAAGAACGAGACCGCCAAGCAGCCAGAAGCGGGAACAATGACTCAAGGGTCAGCAACAGTCAAACCGGAAGGAGGAAACTGA
- a CDS encoding F0F1 ATP synthase subunit epsilon, which yields MLADSMHLKILLPYKVFAVKENVVDIVAETEKGSYGVLPNRLDCIAPLVPGILMYKTANEGETFVAVDQGILVKTGPEVVVSVRHAIGGVDLGQLESAVKQQFLDLDERERSVRGTMAKLESSFIRRYMELKHE from the coding sequence ATGCTTGCCGACTCGATGCATCTGAAAATCCTGCTGCCGTACAAGGTGTTCGCCGTAAAAGAGAATGTGGTGGACATCGTGGCCGAAACGGAGAAGGGCTCCTACGGCGTTCTGCCGAACCGGCTCGACTGCATCGCGCCGCTTGTGCCGGGCATTCTGATGTATAAGACTGCCAACGAAGGAGAAACCTTCGTTGCGGTCGATCAGGGCATTCTCGTCAAAACCGGCCCCGAGGTCGTCGTATCGGTGCGTCACGCCATTGGCGGTGTCGATCTCGGCCAGCTCGAATCGGCGGTGAAGCAGCAGTTTCTCGATCTCGATGAGCGGGAACGCAGCGTGCGCGGTACGATGGCCAAGCTGGAGAGCAGCTTCATCCGGCGCTACATGGAGCTGAAGCATGAATGA
- a CDS encoding AtpZ/AtpI family protein codes for MNEREHGKLSADEKPLEKRVGDSELRKIMARKNANRSIWEGFAMFGIIGWAVAIPTLVGVAVGVWLDRHYPSPHSWTLTMIVIGVVIGCLNAWHWVSEENRNIDKEE; via the coding sequence ATGAATGAACGCGAGCACGGCAAACTGTCGGCAGACGAAAAGCCGCTTGAAAAGCGCGTCGGCGACAGTGAACTGCGCAAAATCATGGCGCGGAAAAACGCGAACCGGAGCATCTGGGAGGGATTCGCTATGTTCGGCATCATCGGCTGGGCGGTGGCGATTCCGACGCTCGTCGGCGTGGCGGTCGGCGTCTGGCTCGACCGGCACTACCCGTCGCCTCACTCCTGGACGCTGACCATGATCGTCATCGGCGTAGTGATCGGCTGCCTGAACGCCTGGCACTGGGTCTCGGAGGAAAACCGGAATATCGACAAGGAGGAGTGA
- a CDS encoding N-ATPase subunit AtpR, protein MTTNLLAILGGFALGLFYFGGLWLTVRKGLFSPHPALLFLTSSLLRTAGVIGGFLLISAGDPVRLLLAVGGFVAAKVTSIVLGRRDGASEHRGKKETPCI, encoded by the coding sequence ATGACAACGAATCTTCTGGCAATACTCGGCGGCTTCGCGCTGGGATTGTTCTACTTCGGCGGACTCTGGCTGACGGTCAGGAAGGGACTCTTCTCGCCGCACCCGGCGCTGCTGTTCCTGACAAGCTCGCTGCTGCGCACGGCGGGCGTGATCGGCGGATTCCTCCTCATTTCGGCGGGCGATCCGGTGCGTCTGCTGCTGGCTGTCGGCGGATTCGTGGCGGCAAAAGTGACGAGCATCGTCCTCGGACGCCGCGACGGCGCGTCGGAACATCGCGGCAAAAAGGAGACACCATGCATCTGA
- a CDS encoding F0F1 ATP synthase subunit A, whose protein sequence is MHLSSDEVVLWQSGFLKLNLTIVTTWAVMLLLAGGSWLITRRLSTGITISRWQSVLEIIVTMARRQIGEVGLQKPEKYLPFIATLFLFIATANLCTVIPGYEPPTGSLSTTAALALSVFIAVPLFGIAESGLVGYLKTYAEPTPIMLPFNIVGELTRTMALAVRLFGNMMSGDMILVILLTISPLVFPVLMNILGLLTGMVQAYIFSILATVYIAAATRTREKSTS, encoded by the coding sequence ATGCATCTGAGCAGCGACGAGGTCGTCCTCTGGCAGTCGGGTTTTCTGAAGCTCAACCTGACCATCGTCACCACCTGGGCGGTGATGCTGCTGCTCGCGGGCGGTTCGTGGCTCATCACGCGGCGGCTCTCGACCGGCATCACGATTTCGCGCTGGCAGAGCGTGCTGGAGATCATCGTTACGATGGCGCGTCGGCAGATCGGCGAGGTCGGCCTGCAAAAGCCTGAAAAGTACCTCCCCTTCATCGCAACGCTCTTCCTCTTCATCGCCACGGCGAACCTCTGCACGGTCATTCCCGGCTACGAACCGCCGACCGGTTCGCTCTCCACCACGGCGGCGCTCGCGCTCTCGGTCTTCATCGCGGTGCCGCTCTTCGGAATCGCGGAGAGCGGCCTCGTGGGCTACCTGAAAACCTACGCCGAACCGACGCCCATCATGCTCCCCTTCAACATCGTCGGCGAGCTGACCCGCACGATGGCGCTTGCCGTGCGTCTGTTCGGCAACATGATGAGTGGCGACATGATTCTCGTCATTCTGCTGACGATTTCACCGCTCGTCTTTCCGGTGCTGATGAACATCCTCGGCCTCTTGACCGGCATGGTGCAGGCCTACATTTTCAGCATCCTGGCCACGGTCTATATCGCCGCCGCAACCAGAACGCGCGAAAAATCAACAAGTTAA
- a CDS encoding F0F1 ATP synthase subunit C, whose product MDTLTIIAIVSIATAGLSIGIGVIGPALGQGRAVSSALTALAQQPDAASTITRTLFVGLAMIESIAIYCFVISIILIFANPFWNHAIAQVGGH is encoded by the coding sequence ATGGATACGCTCACCATCATCGCGATTGTCTCCATCGCCACCGCGGGACTGTCGATCGGCATCGGCGTCATTGGCCCGGCACTCGGCCAGGGACGGGCCGTTTCGTCCGCCCTCACGGCGCTCGCCCAGCAGCCTGACGCCGCCTCCACCATCACCCGCACGCTCTTTGTCGGACTGGCCATGATCGAATCGATCGCGATCTACTGCTTCGTGATTTCGATCATCCTGATCTTCGCCAATCCGTTTTGGAACCACGCAATTGCTCAAGTTGGAGGCCACTAA
- a CDS encoding F0F1 ATP synthase subunit B family protein gives MLIDWFTVVAQLVNFLILIWLLKRFLYQPVLKALDEREIKIATELEHAASVEAEASREKAEWQKKNDEFAQQRQQMMKQATDEATTRRSELLDEARQEYDALHSRLLETLKREEAERQEEAERRVSDEIFSVAGKLLTELADESLESRIIDKFCRKLEAGGPEIAGQLEGQNGAAKQAIVRSTFPLTPEQREKVSGTITTLLGVETPLSFEQSDKAGCGIELCVDGLCISWHFQAALDALKRAADEYRDRETDNGAADAR, from the coding sequence ATGCTGATCGACTGGTTCACGGTTGTAGCGCAGCTCGTCAATTTTCTGATCCTGATCTGGCTGCTGAAGCGCTTTCTCTACCAGCCGGTGCTGAAAGCGCTCGACGAGCGGGAAATAAAGATCGCCACCGAGCTTGAACACGCCGCGAGCGTCGAAGCCGAGGCCTCTCGCGAGAAGGCCGAGTGGCAGAAGAAGAACGACGAGTTTGCGCAGCAGCGCCAGCAGATGATGAAACAGGCAACGGACGAGGCCACGACCCGGCGCAGCGAGCTGCTCGACGAGGCGCGACAGGAATACGACGCGCTTCATTCGAGACTGCTCGAAACCCTGAAGCGCGAAGAAGCCGAGCGGCAGGAGGAGGCCGAACGGCGAGTAAGCGACGAAATCTTTTCGGTGGCCGGAAAGCTGCTGACCGAGCTCGCCGACGAGTCGCTCGAATCGCGGATTATCGACAAGTTCTGCCGCAAGCTCGAAGCGGGCGGCCCGGAGATTGCCGGACAACTCGAAGGACAAAACGGCGCAGCGAAGCAGGCCATCGTGCGCAGCACCTTCCCGCTCACGCCGGAGCAGCGTGAAAAGGTGAGCGGCACGATAACGACGTTGCTCGGCGTGGAGACTCCCCTTTCATTCGAGCAATCGGATAAAGCCGGATGCGGCATCGAGCTGTGCGTGGATGGCTTGTGCATTTCGTGGCACTTCCAGGCGGCGCTAGACGCGCTGAAGCGAGCCGCCGACGAGTACCGTGATCGTGAAACGGATAACGGAGCGGCGGATGCCAGATAA
- a CDS encoding alternate F1F0 ATPase, F1 subunit alpha — MPDKSGHPLDKALDSVRQAREGWSADLALVEEGVVRTVLNGIVKVDGLPGVGYEELVRFHENLYGIAFNIDPGEVGVVLLGDYARLRTGDRAWRTGRVTDVPVGEQLIGRVIDPLGQPLDELGPVKTTKRWPIERPAPPIMDRDPVTVPLQTGIKVIDAIVPVGRGQRELILGDRQTGKTSVALSAMINQRQNEVLCIYCAIGQKAASVAKAVAVLRDHGAMEHTIVLVTEGNDPPGLQYIAPYAATSIAEYFMQQGRDVLIVYDDLTNHARAYRELSLLLKRPPGREAFPGDIFYIHSRLLERATHLRRELGGGSLTALPIIETEAQNISAYIPTNLISITDGQLYLSPTLFELGILPAVDIGKSVSRVGGKAQLAAYRAVTGSLKLAYAQFEELENFARFGTRLDEASRNIIEHGQRIRECFKQDEFDVLSLPEQMLILLALTEGSFERIGLEAIREAMDKVQASASELPEELVARILSGKELADDDRLFMLEIANRALEQFGKSS; from the coding sequence ATGCCAGATAAAAGCGGACATCCTCTGGACAAGGCACTCGACAGTGTCCGGCAGGCACGCGAAGGGTGGTCGGCTGATCTGGCGCTCGTCGAGGAGGGCGTCGTGCGGACAGTGCTGAACGGCATCGTCAAGGTTGACGGCCTGCCGGGCGTCGGCTACGAGGAGCTGGTGCGATTTCACGAAAACCTTTACGGCATCGCCTTCAACATCGATCCCGGCGAGGTGGGCGTGGTGCTGCTCGGCGACTACGCCCGACTCAGAACTGGCGACAGGGCGTGGCGCACGGGCCGCGTTACCGACGTGCCGGTCGGCGAGCAGCTCATCGGGCGCGTGATCGATCCGCTCGGCCAGCCGCTCGACGAACTCGGCCCAGTCAAAACCACCAAGCGGTGGCCGATCGAGCGCCCCGCCCCGCCCATCATGGATCGCGATCCGGTGACCGTGCCGCTGCAAACCGGCATCAAGGTGATCGACGCCATCGTGCCGGTCGGGCGGGGCCAGCGCGAGTTGATCCTCGGCGACCGGCAGACCGGCAAAACCTCTGTGGCGCTCTCGGCGATGATCAACCAGCGCCAGAACGAGGTGCTATGCATCTACTGCGCCATTGGTCAGAAAGCGGCTTCCGTCGCCAAGGCGGTCGCGGTCTTGCGCGACCACGGCGCAATGGAGCACACCATCGTGCTGGTCACCGAAGGCAACGACCCGCCCGGCCTGCAATACATCGCGCCGTACGCCGCCACCAGCATCGCCGAATATTTCATGCAGCAGGGGCGCGACGTGCTGATTGTTTACGACGATTTGACGAATCACGCCCGCGCCTACCGCGAGCTGTCGCTGCTGCTCAAGCGCCCGCCCGGACGCGAGGCTTTTCCGGGCGACATCTTCTACATCCACTCTCGGCTTCTGGAACGTGCCACGCACCTGCGCCGCGAACTCGGCGGCGGCTCCTTGACCGCTCTGCCGATCATCGAAACCGAGGCGCAGAACATCTCGGCCTACATCCCGACCAACCTGATCTCGATCACCGATGGCCAGCTCTATCTTTCGCCGACGCTTTTCGAGCTTGGCATTCTGCCCGCCGTTGACATCGGCAAATCGGTCTCGCGCGTTGGTGGCAAGGCGCAACTCGCGGCCTACCGCGCGGTCACCGGCAGCCTCAAGCTCGCCTACGCGCAGTTCGAGGAGCTGGAAAACTTCGCCCGTTTCGGCACGCGGCTGGACGAAGCGAGCCGCAACATCATCGAGCACGGCCAGCGCATCCGCGAGTGCTTCAAGCAGGACGAATTCGACGTCCTCTCGCTGCCCGAGCAGATGCTCATTCTGCTGGCGCTGACCGAAGGGAGCTTCGAGCGGATCGGGCTTGAGGCGATACGCGAGGCGATGGACAAGGTGCAGGCATCGGCATCGGAATTACCGGAGGAGCTGGTGGCGCGAATTCTCTCCGGCAAGGAGCTTGCCGACGACGACCGTCTTTTCATGCTCGAAATCGCGAACCGGGCGCTCGAACAGTTCGGAAAAAGCTCATGA
- a CDS encoding F0F1 ATP synthase subunit gamma, with amino-acid sequence MSESIELLRSKIAHAGTLGSVVRTMKTLAAVNIRQYEEAVRALGDYYRTIELGLFGSLHLTENGHSAFRRQHSRKVLVIAIIFGSDQGLVGQFNDLIADTVKQEIATISGEITVIPVGERVQTRLEDAGVHTSTLFALPNSVNAITPLVGDLLTEVERLREKAPAIELRLFYNSPVSGEQYQAVSMHLLPFDEEWEKQVKSHVRKWPTSSPPEILNGVRTVQWALVREYLFVSLFRACAESLAAENASRLSAMQRAEKNIDDMLEELGQRYNERRQAEIDEELFDVVSGFQSLGENK; translated from the coding sequence ATGAGCGAATCGATTGAACTTCTGCGCAGCAAAATCGCGCACGCGGGCACACTCGGCTCGGTGGTTCGGACGATGAAAACGCTCGCCGCAGTCAACATCCGCCAGTACGAAGAGGCCGTCCGGGCACTCGGCGACTACTACCGCACCATCGAACTCGGTCTGTTCGGCAGCCTGCACCTCACCGAAAACGGCCACTCGGCATTCCGGCGCCAGCACAGCCGGAAGGTGCTCGTCATCGCCATCATTTTCGGCTCCGACCAGGGGCTGGTCGGCCAGTTCAACGACCTCATCGCCGACACGGTGAAGCAAGAAATCGCAACCATCTCCGGAGAGATTACCGTTATTCCGGTCGGCGAGCGCGTGCAGACGAGGCTCGAAGACGCAGGCGTCCACACCAGCACGCTCTTCGCTCTGCCGAACTCGGTCAACGCCATAACCCCGCTCGTCGGCGACCTGCTCACCGAGGTCGAGCGGCTGCGCGAAAAGGCACCGGCCATCGAACTCCGGCTCTTCTACAACAGCCCGGTCAGCGGCGAACAGTACCAGGCAGTCTCGATGCACCTCTTGCCGTTTGACGAAGAGTGGGAAAAGCAGGTTAAAAGCCATGTCAGAAAATGGCCGACCAGTTCGCCACCGGAAATACTGAACGGCGTGCGCACCGTGCAGTGGGCGCTGGTTCGGGAGTACCTCTTCGTCTCGCTCTTCCGTGCCTGCGCCGAATCGCTCGCTGCCGAAAACGCCAGCCGCCTTTCGGCCATGCAGCGAGCCGAAAAAAACATCGACGACATGCTCGAAGAGCTCGGCCAGCGCTACAACGAACGCCGTCAGGCGGAGATCGACGAAGAGCTGTTTGACGTCGTTTCCGGCTTTCAGTCGCTTGGCGAGAACAAATAA
- a CDS encoding DEAD/DEAH box helicase: MQFSALGLIDPLLKALDEEGYSSPTPIQAEAIPLLLEGHDLLGCAQTGTGKTAAFALPILQLLHQDQEHGRKRKIRCLVLTPTRELALQIGESFEAYGRHTGLKSTVIFGGVNQNPQTRTLAGGVDILVATPGRLLDLMGQEHLHLRDIEYFVLDEADRMLDMGFIHDVKKVLAALPKKKQSLFFSATMPPAIVNLAASILHQPKKVTVTPVSSTAEIINQHILFVDRENKNSLLEHLLQNRDISSVLAFTRTKHGADKVAKFLTRKNIKAEAIHGNKSQNARQRALGNFKSGETRVLVATDIAARGIDVDDLEYVINIDLPNVAETYVHRIGRTGRAGNRGTAYSFCNAEEKEYLRDIEKLIDKSITVIDNHPYPMMNFEVEAPKPIVSKKGNGGQQKPKEKEKKAKQDSATKSSGRKRRYFGKRG; the protein is encoded by the coding sequence ATGCAGTTTTCCGCACTCGGCCTTATCGATCCGCTCCTCAAAGCTCTTGACGAAGAGGGCTACAGCTCCCCCACCCCCATTCAGGCCGAAGCGATTCCGCTACTGCTCGAAGGTCACGACCTGCTTGGCTGCGCCCAGACCGGCACCGGCAAAACCGCTGCGTTCGCACTTCCGATTCTGCAACTGCTGCATCAGGATCAGGAGCACGGACGCAAGCGCAAAATCCGGTGCCTGGTGCTGACGCCGACGCGAGAACTTGCCCTGCAGATCGGCGAGAGCTTCGAGGCTTACGGTCGCCATACCGGACTAAAAAGCACCGTGATCTTCGGCGGCGTGAACCAGAACCCGCAGACAAGAACGCTTGCAGGCGGCGTGGATATTCTGGTCGCCACGCCGGGCCGACTGCTCGACCTGATGGGACAGGAGCATCTGCACTTGCGCGACATCGAATATTTCGTGCTCGACGAGGCCGACCGGATGCTCGACATGGGCTTTATCCACGATGTAAAAAAAGTGCTTGCTGCACTGCCAAAGAAAAAGCAGTCGCTCTTCTTTTCGGCGACCATGCCCCCGGCCATCGTCAATCTGGCCGCATCGATTCTGCACCAGCCGAAAAAGGTGACCGTCACGCCGGTTTCATCGACTGCTGAAATCATCAACCAGCACATCCTGTTCGTTGACCGCGAGAACAAAAACAGCCTTCTCGAACATCTGCTGCAAAACCGCGACATCTCGTCAGTTCTTGCATTCACCCGCACCAAACACGGCGCCGACAAGGTCGCGAAATTCCTGACACGTAAAAACATCAAAGCCGAAGCTATCCACGGCAACAAATCGCAAAACGCCCGCCAGCGAGCGCTCGGCAACTTCAAAAGCGGCGAAACCCGTGTGCTGGTCGCCACCGACATCGCGGCCAGAGGCATCGACGTGGACGACCTCGAATACGTCATCAACATCGACCTGCCCAACGTAGCCGAAACCTACGTCCACCGCATCGGCCGCACAGGCCGGGCTGGCAACCGCGGCACGGCCTACTCCTTCTGCAACGCCGAAGAGAAAGAGTACCTGCGCGACATCGAAAAACTGATCGACAAATCGATTACGGTTATCGACAACCATCCGTATCCGATGATGAACTTCGAGGTGGAAGCGCCGAAGCCTATAGTATCGAAGAAAGGCAATGGAGGTCAGCAAAAACCGAAGGAGAAGGAGAAGAAAGCAAAGCAGGACTCAGCTACGAAAAGCTCAGGGCGCAAAAGAAGATACTTTGGGAAACGGGGCTGA
- the sqr gene encoding type III sulfide quinone reductase, selenoprotein subtype: MSKKIVVLGAGTAGTIVSNNLRRHLPADWEITVIDRDDNHVYQPGLLFVPFGIQKSSTLTKSRKKYITAGINFVIDEITHIDPDKKQVKTRNHQFDYDFLVISTGCRINPEENDGMMDAWGKNVFTFYYLEMADMLRQKLNEFQGGKIVMNIAEMPIKCPVAPIEFVFLADWYTKSKGIRNKTEIELVTPLPGAFTKPKATAVFTEAAKQKNIKITPGFELNRVDGKEKFIESVQGDKVNYDLLVTVPTTSGDPVITNSKMDDGLGFVPTHHNTLKALKHDGVYVIGDATNVPTSKAGSVAHYEADVVVFNIMAEIYGAKPEEIFDGHSTCFIVYSKGSSSLIDFNYKIEPLPGKFPMPKLGPFTLLKETKMNWYGKLGFEALYWNVLLAGKHLGAPPTLVMAGKEVG; the protein is encoded by the coding sequence ATGTCAAAAAAAATCGTCGTTTTGGGGGCGGGTACCGCCGGTACGATCGTGTCGAACAATCTGAGGCGCCATCTGCCGGCAGATTGGGAAATTACCGTTATCGATCGCGATGACAACCACGTTTATCAGCCTGGACTGCTGTTCGTCCCGTTCGGCATCCAGAAATCCAGCACCTTGACCAAGTCGAGGAAAAAGTACATCACCGCGGGTATCAATTTCGTGATCGATGAAATCACCCATATCGATCCCGACAAAAAGCAGGTCAAGACCCGCAATCACCAGTTCGACTACGACTTTCTCGTCATCAGCACCGGTTGCCGTATTAACCCCGAGGAAAACGACGGTATGATGGATGCGTGGGGTAAGAATGTTTTCACCTTCTACTACCTCGAAATGGCTGACATGCTCCGCCAGAAGCTCAATGAGTTCCAAGGCGGCAAGATTGTGATGAATATCGCCGAAATGCCGATCAAATGCCCGGTTGCGCCGATCGAGTTTGTTTTTCTGGCAGACTGGTACACCAAAAGCAAGGGCATCAGGAATAAAACCGAGATCGAGCTTGTGACGCCTCTGCCGGGTGCGTTCACCAAACCGAAAGCTACGGCTGTCTTTACTGAGGCTGCAAAACAAAAGAATATCAAGATCACTCCCGGTTTTGAACTGAACCGTGTGGATGGTAAGGAGAAGTTTATTGAGTCAGTGCAGGGCGACAAGGTCAATTACGATCTGCTTGTTACCGTACCGACAACCAGCGGCGACCCGGTTATCACCAACTCGAAAATGGACGATGGCCTTGGCTTTGTGCCGACGCACCACAATACTCTGAAGGCGCTGAAGCACGATGGGGTGTATGTGATTGGCGATGCCACCAACGTGCCGACCTCCAAAGCCGGTTCGGTTGCGCACTATGAGGCGGACGTCGTGGTGTTCAACATCATGGCGGAAATTTACGGCGCGAAGCCGGAAGAGATTTTCGACGGCCACTCGACCTGCTTCATCGTCTATTCAAAAGGCTCTTCGTCGCTGATCGACTTCAACTACAAAATCGAGCCGCTGCCGGGCAAATTCCCGATGCCGAAGCTCGGCCCATTCACCCTCCTCAAAGAGACCAAGATGAACTGGTACGGCAAACTCGGCTTCGAGGCGCTCTACTGGAACGTTCTGCTTGCCGGTAAGCACCTCGGTGCACCGCCGACCCTCGTTATGGCCGGTAAAGAGGTGGGATAA